Proteins from a genomic interval of Desulfovibrio piger:
- a CDS encoding IS1 family transposase (programmed frameshift), which yields MQYCPKCASERIVKNGRHLERQRFRCKDCGFQFTRDTPRGRPATEKAMAILLYTLGLSFNAIARIYGVATSTVMRWVRDFAEKTYEKPSPGEAVIIELDEMWHYLHFKKNKLWLWKAYCRDTGQLIDWECGNRDQSTLARLMARLHRWSVWFFCTDNWKVYPREIPEDDLIQGKRGTVRIERNNARQRHWFARFKRKSQVVSRSLRMVDLTISLFARFHVNGQREDILSFF from the exons ATGCAATACTGTCCAAAATGTGCGTCAGAGCGGATTGTGAAGAATGGAAGACACTTGGAGCGTCAGAGATTTCGCTGCAAAGACTGCGGTTTTCAATTTACCCGTGACACTCCCAGAGGACGACCGGCAACGGAAAAGGCAATGGCCATCCTGCTTTATACTTTGGGCCTTTCGTTTAATGCCATAGCACGTATTTATGGAGTTGCAACATCGACCGTCATGCGTTGGGTCCGGGATTTCGCTGAAAAAACTTATGAAAAGCCTTCTCCTGGGGAAGCTGTCATCATAGAACTTGATGAGATGTGGCACTATTTGCATT TCAAAAAAAACAAACTATGGCTCTGGAAAGCTTATTGTCGCGATACCGGTCAACTCATTGACTGGGAATGTGGCAATCGTGACCAAAGCACTCTTGCAAGATTGATGGCAAGGCTTCACCGTTGGTCTGTCTGGTTCTTCTGTACCGACAACTGGAAAGTATATCCACGGGAAATACCCGAGGACGACCTCATTCAAGGAAAACGGGGAACCGTGCGAATTGAACGAAATAATGCCCGCCAAAGACACTGGTTTGCCCGTTTCAAACGTAAATCTCAGGTGGTTTCAAGGTCCTTGCGAATGGTTGATCTCACAATATCTCTCTTTGCCAGATTTCATGTGAACGGGCAAAGAGAAGATATTTTATCATTCTTTTAG